In Nocardia sp. BMG111209, a genomic segment contains:
- a CDS encoding NAD(P)-dependent alcohol dehydrogenase, protein MSTAAAYAVGSSDGRFEKTTIQRRDLLPHDVLIDIRYSGVCHSDIHTARNEWHGTRYPCVPGHEIAGIVAAVGSAVTRHQVGDRVGVGVMVDSCGRCEFCLAGEEQYCANGNTMTYNGAVPEELQAGGHTLGGYSSQVVVTENFVVTIPDKLGLDVAAPLLCAGITLYSPLRHWNAGPGTRVAVVGMGGLGHVGVKLAAAMGAEVTVLSQSLRKQEDGRRFGAQHYYATSERRTFRDLRNHFDLILNTVAADLPINNYMRLLKTDGTLVVLGLPDSDLTVQPFTLSNNRRSLAGSTIGSIAETQEMLNFCAEHGIGAEIETISADRIDEAYDRVVASDVRYRFVIDAATF, encoded by the coding sequence ATGAGTACTGCTGCCGCGTACGCCGTCGGCTCATCCGACGGTCGCTTCGAGAAGACGACGATCCAGCGCCGGGACCTGCTCCCGCACGATGTACTCATCGATATCCGGTACTCCGGCGTCTGTCACTCCGATATCCACACCGCGCGCAACGAATGGCACGGCACCCGCTACCCCTGTGTACCCGGCCACGAGATCGCCGGCATCGTCGCCGCGGTCGGCTCGGCGGTCACCCGGCACCAGGTGGGCGACCGGGTCGGCGTCGGCGTCATGGTCGACTCCTGCGGCCGCTGCGAATTCTGCCTCGCCGGCGAGGAACAGTACTGCGCCAACGGCAACACCATGACCTACAACGGCGCCGTCCCCGAGGAACTGCAGGCCGGCGGCCACACCCTCGGCGGCTACTCCTCCCAGGTGGTGGTGACCGAGAACTTCGTGGTCACGATCCCGGACAAGCTCGGCCTGGACGTGGCCGCACCCCTGCTGTGCGCCGGCATCACCCTGTATTCGCCACTGCGGCACTGGAATGCCGGTCCCGGCACGCGGGTCGCCGTGGTCGGTATGGGCGGCCTCGGCCACGTCGGCGTGAAACTCGCGGCGGCGATGGGCGCCGAGGTCACCGTGCTCAGCCAATCGCTGCGCAAACAGGAGGACGGCCGCCGCTTCGGCGCGCAGCACTACTACGCGACCAGCGAGCGGCGGACCTTCAGGGACCTGCGCAACCACTTCGACCTGATCCTGAACACGGTCGCCGCCGACCTGCCGATCAACAACTACATGCGCCTGCTGAAGACCGACGGCACCCTGGTCGTGCTCGGCCTGCCCGACAGCGACCTCACGGTTCAGCCGTTCACCCTCTCCAACAATCGCCGCTCCCTGGCCGGATCCACGATCGGCAGCATCGCGGAAACCCAGGAGATGCTGAACTTCTGCGCCGAACACGGCATCGGCGCCGAAATCGAGACCATCTCCGCCGACCGCATCGACGAGGCCTACGACCGGGTGGTCGCCAGCGACGTCCGCTACCGCTTCGTCATCGACGCGGCCACTTTCTGA
- a CDS encoding DUF1254 domain-containing protein — MQHSGFGSALSRRSLFGVGAVLAAGAGLAACGDAEKKNAPLMTGNSSAAATGAPTAADPVSVAADAYIFGYPLVLMDVTREQSGTPNALFHARTLPTAADHAVVRMNLDTLYTSAWLDLRPEPMMLQVPDMGPDRYWLMQLMDAWTNTVHNPSNLKPQVRQGQSSFTYAIVGPGWSGVLPADVTRLDMPTATAWLIGRTQVNGPDDLDAVHALQDRIVLAPASAWTAGRVVPATGALMAAGTPPPKVVAGMNSRTFFDRMCTVLAANPPAAADDVVMKRFAAIGVRPGGTVAGQPVDALDQGVAAAQKRLQEFHDPKGKNENGWIFATDVGSYGTDYDLRAHTAKVGLGANLAEDAVYPSTFGVADANGTPRRYRIRFDRDQLPPVDAFWSVTAYGSDNYLVNNPAGIYAVGHLIPVAPGPDGRVTIAVQHEDPGPDVAPGHWLPIPAAGTFSLSMRLYAPKSAALDGSWQPPALTPVN; from the coding sequence ATGCAGCACAGTGGTTTCGGCTCGGCGCTGTCGCGCCGTTCGTTGTTCGGCGTCGGCGCGGTCCTGGCGGCAGGTGCGGGACTCGCCGCCTGCGGGGATGCCGAGAAGAAGAACGCACCCCTCATGACCGGCAACAGTTCCGCCGCCGCGACCGGCGCCCCCACCGCCGCCGATCCGGTGTCCGTCGCGGCCGACGCCTATATCTTCGGCTATCCGCTGGTGCTGATGGATGTCACCCGCGAGCAGAGCGGCACCCCGAACGCCCTCTTCCACGCCCGTACCCTGCCGACCGCCGCCGATCACGCGGTGGTGCGGATGAACCTGGACACCCTCTACACCAGCGCGTGGCTGGATCTCCGGCCGGAGCCGATGATGTTGCAGGTGCCGGACATGGGCCCGGACCGGTACTGGCTGATGCAGCTGATGGATGCCTGGACCAATACCGTGCACAATCCGAGCAACCTGAAACCGCAAGTGCGGCAAGGACAATCGTCGTTCACCTATGCCATCGTCGGGCCCGGCTGGTCGGGTGTGCTGCCGGCCGACGTGACTCGGCTGGACATGCCCACGGCCACCGCTTGGCTGATCGGCCGCACCCAGGTGAACGGCCCGGACGATCTCGACGCCGTGCACGCCCTGCAGGATCGGATCGTGCTGGCGCCCGCGAGCGCCTGGACCGCGGGCCGGGTCGTGCCCGCCACCGGCGCCCTCATGGCCGCCGGTACACCGCCGCCGAAGGTGGTGGCGGGTATGAACAGTCGCACCTTCTTCGATCGGATGTGCACGGTGCTCGCCGCGAATCCGCCTGCGGCAGCGGACGATGTCGTGATGAAGCGGTTCGCCGCGATCGGCGTCCGCCCGGGCGGCACGGTCGCGGGTCAGCCGGTCGACGCTCTCGATCAGGGCGTCGCGGCGGCGCAGAAACGGTTGCAGGAGTTCCACGATCCGAAGGGCAAGAACGAGAACGGCTGGATCTTCGCCACCGATGTGGGCAGCTACGGCACCGATTACGACCTGCGGGCCCATACCGCGAAGGTCGGCCTCGGCGCCAACCTGGCCGAGGATGCGGTGTACCCCAGCACATTCGGCGTCGCCGACGCCAACGGCACCCCGCGGCGCTACCGGATCCGGTTCGACCGGGACCAGTTGCCGCCGGTGGATGCGTTCTGGTCGGTCACCGCCTACGGATCCGACAACTATCTGGTGAACAATCCGGCCGGGATCTATGCCGTCGGCCATCTGATTCCGGTCGCACCCGGCCCGGACGGGCGGGTGACCATCGCGGTGCAGCACGAGGATCCGGGTCCGGACGTCGCGCCGGGGCACTGGCTGCCGATCCCGGCGGCCGGTACCTTCTCGCTCAGCATGCGCCTGTACGCGCCGAAATCCGCAGCGCTGGACGGAAGCTGGCAACCGCCCGCGCTCACGCCGGTGAACTGA
- a CDS encoding S1C family serine protease: protein MYQPRYDERRFTGESERVGRTARTAAALLVVVLALAAFLGYRGEFPSWAGQSRGASAALYGPPLPPMDATAVAHTVEPELVNVDVQLRPSGVAAAGTGIVLTDDGQVLTSHHVVKGADSITVGDLGTGTEFPATVIGYDSDADIALLSLTGAHGLPVARIGSSGVLRLGDELVAIGNAGGTGSPTAFPGSVTALDSSIVARNATDMSRKALTGLIEVAAPVMAGQSGGALVDRYGAVVGVVTAASGELSRVSGRGSGYAVPIDTAMNVVRQIRSGTPTDAVHVGPTATLGVVTSDSPAGARVDVSLYGQPAFAAGVSEGEVITGIDGRVVGSVQALRAALNMCRPADTVHLDLTGPTGARRTVAVVLAAGPPS, encoded by the coding sequence ATGTACCAGCCACGGTACGACGAGCGACGGTTCACCGGTGAATCCGAGCGGGTGGGCCGCACGGCCCGGACCGCCGCCGCGCTGCTGGTCGTGGTGCTGGCGCTGGCCGCATTTCTCGGTTATCGCGGAGAGTTTCCGAGCTGGGCCGGTCAGTCCCGGGGCGCCTCCGCCGCGCTGTACGGGCCGCCGTTGCCGCCGATGGACGCCACCGCCGTCGCGCACACCGTCGAACCGGAACTGGTGAACGTCGATGTGCAACTGCGGCCCAGCGGGGTCGCCGCGGCGGGGACCGGCATCGTGCTCACCGACGACGGGCAGGTCCTGACCAGCCATCACGTGGTCAAGGGCGCCGACAGCATCACCGTCGGCGATCTGGGTACCGGCACCGAGTTCCCGGCCACCGTGATCGGCTACGACTCCGACGCCGATATCGCGCTGCTGTCGCTGACCGGCGCGCACGGGCTGCCGGTGGCCCGGATCGGCAGTTCCGGGGTGCTGCGGCTCGGTGACGAACTGGTGGCGATCGGCAACGCGGGCGGCACCGGGAGCCCGACCGCGTTCCCGGGTTCGGTCACCGCGCTGGACTCCTCGATCGTGGCGCGCAACGCCACCGATATGTCCCGCAAGGCGCTGACCGGCCTGATCGAGGTGGCGGCGCCGGTGATGGCCGGGCAGTCCGGCGGCGCGCTGGTCGACCGCTACGGCGCGGTGGTGGGGGTGGTGACCGCGGCCTCCGGGGAACTGTCCCGGGTCTCCGGCCGGGGTAGCGGCTACGCGGTGCCGATCGATACGGCCATGAACGTGGTGCGGCAGATCCGGTCGGGCACGCCCACCGACGCGGTCCACGTCGGCCCGACCGCGACGCTGGGCGTGGTCACCTCGGACAGTCCGGCCGGGGCCCGCGTCGACGTCAGCCTGTACGGGCAGCCGGCCTTCGCCGCCGGGGTGTCCGAGGGCGAGGTGATCACCGGGATCGACGGCCGGGTGGTGGGTTCGGTGCAGGCGCTGCGGGCGGCGCTGAACATGTGCCGACCGGCCGATACCGTGCATCTGGATCTGACCGGGCCCACCGGCGCCCGCCGGACGGTGGCCGTCGTGCTGGCCGCGGGCCCGCCCAGCTGA
- a CDS encoding vitamin K epoxide reductase family protein has protein sequence MAGTVAAPTRSAWILLIGSLLGWIAAVTLTYERFKLFMDPSYKPSCSINPILSCGSVMATHQAAAFGFPNPLIGVVGFSVAVTLAVLAVAGLGLPSWIWGGLWIGLALGVGFICWLIFQSLYRINALCPYCMVVWVVTPALLAVVTDQLWGDARGPLRIIAEWRWTVVVVFYAVVLLLVFLRFQDYWTSLF, from the coding sequence ATGGCCGGCACTGTCGCCGCACCCACGCGATCCGCGTGGATTCTGCTGATCGGCTCGTTACTGGGCTGGATCGCCGCCGTCACCCTGACGTACGAGCGATTCAAACTGTTCATGGATCCGAGCTACAAGCCGTCGTGCAGTATCAATCCGATCCTGTCCTGCGGTTCGGTGATGGCCACCCATCAGGCCGCGGCCTTCGGCTTCCCGAACCCGCTGATCGGCGTGGTGGGATTCTCGGTGGCGGTCACCCTCGCGGTACTCGCGGTCGCCGGACTGGGCCTGCCGAGCTGGATCTGGGGCGGGCTGTGGATCGGCCTGGCGCTCGGCGTCGGCTTCATCTGCTGGCTCATCTTCCAGAGCCTCTACCGCATCAACGCGCTGTGCCCGTACTGCATGGTGGTCTGGGTGGTGACCCCGGCGCTGCTCGCGGTGGTCACGGACCAGCTCTGGGGTGATGCCCGGGGCCCGCTGCGGATCATCGCCGAATGGCGCTGGACGGTCGTGGTGGTGTTCTACGCCGTGGTGCTGCTGCTGGTGTTCCTGCGCTTCCAGGACTACTGGACCTCGTTGTTCTGA
- a CDS encoding thioredoxin domain-containing protein: MNATVSNNPRGKNSLAAVRGPNRSRTIAVQVAVAVVLIALIAGIGIGIAMHKSKSNDAGPTPAVTAPQSAGGIGGAITDNGSIRIGKPGAKVTVRVVADLQCPACKAFEAANGQVIEDEVNNGTAAVEYNIIAFLDKMSSGTRYSSRAASTAYCLADADPSKFLPWLITMYQKQPPENGTGLTDETLVQIAQDAGYTDPATAQCITDHKFDAYVQKITKDVLNSGIQATPTVFVNDKQIGTSAELMQNGGLRATIEAAAK, translated from the coding sequence GTGAACGCAACGGTGAGCAACAATCCGCGTGGGAAGAACTCGCTGGCGGCAGTGCGGGGGCCCAACCGTTCACGCACCATCGCCGTCCAGGTGGCGGTCGCGGTCGTGCTGATCGCGCTCATCGCCGGTATCGGCATCGGCATCGCGATGCACAAGTCGAAGAGCAACGACGCCGGTCCCACCCCCGCGGTCACCGCCCCGCAGTCCGCCGGCGGCATCGGCGGCGCGATCACCGACAACGGCTCCATCCGGATCGGCAAGCCCGGCGCCAAGGTCACCGTGCGCGTGGTCGCCGATCTGCAGTGCCCGGCGTGCAAGGCGTTCGAGGCGGCCAACGGTCAGGTGATCGAGGACGAGGTGAACAACGGCACCGCGGCCGTCGAGTACAACATCATCGCCTTCCTCGACAAGATGTCCTCCGGCACCCGGTACTCCTCGCGCGCGGCCAGTACCGCCTACTGCCTGGCCGACGCCGATCCCTCGAAGTTCCTGCCCTGGCTGATCACGATGTACCAGAAGCAGCCGCCGGAGAACGGCACCGGCCTCACCGACGAAACCCTGGTCCAGATCGCGCAGGACGCCGGCTACACCGATCCGGCCACCGCGCAGTGCATCACCGACCACAAGTTCGACGCCTACGTACAGAAGATCACCAAGGACGTACTGAACAGCGGCATCCAGGCCACGCCCACGGTCTTCGTGAACGACAAGCAGATCGGCACCTCGGCCGAGTTGATGCAGAACGGCGGCCTGCGGGCCACCATCGAAGCGGCGGCCAAGTAA
- a CDS encoding PPK2 family polyphosphate kinase, whose translation MAKTNWSVPVTEALRAAGVPVAEFDTSATPGFRPDKKLGAKKSAELLIDQRRPVLADLQEKLYANGRSGDPRSVLLVLQGMDTSGKGGIVRHVIGSVDPQGVDHAAFGVPTAEERRHHYLWRVRRQLPRPGQLGVFDRSHYEDVLVVRVHDLVPPDMWRKRFAEINAFERKAAESGTTIVKVALLISLEEQRRRLEQRLDRPEKHWKFSPSDIDERAHVAAYQEAYQEVFDLTDTEYAPWYAIPADSKWYARLAVTELLIDALQTLKLDWPAAHFDVEEQRKRLRKS comes from the coding sequence ATGGCAAAAACTAACTGGTCAGTTCCGGTGACCGAGGCGCTGCGGGCCGCGGGCGTGCCGGTCGCCGAGTTCGACACCAGCGCCACCCCGGGTTTCCGCCCCGACAAGAAGCTGGGTGCGAAGAAGTCCGCGGAGTTGCTGATCGACCAGCGCCGCCCGGTGCTGGCCGATCTGCAGGAGAAGTTGTACGCCAACGGCCGCAGCGGTGATCCGCGCAGCGTGCTGCTGGTGTTGCAGGGGATGGACACCTCCGGCAAGGGCGGTATCGTCCGGCACGTGATCGGTTCGGTCGATCCGCAGGGCGTCGATCACGCCGCCTTCGGCGTACCCACCGCCGAGGAGCGCCGCCACCACTACCTCTGGCGAGTTCGCCGGCAGTTGCCCCGGCCCGGACAGCTCGGCGTGTTCGATCGCTCGCACTACGAGGATGTGCTGGTCGTCCGGGTGCACGACCTGGTGCCGCCGGATATGTGGCGCAAGCGCTTCGCCGAGATCAACGCCTTCGAGCGCAAGGCCGCCGAGAGCGGCACCACGATCGTGAAGGTCGCACTGCTGATCTCGCTCGAGGAACAGCGCAGGCGGCTCGAACAGCGGCTGGACCGGCCCGAGAAGCACTGGAAGTTCAGCCCGAGCGATATCGACGAACGCGCCCACGTGGCCGCCTATCAGGAGGCGTACCAGGAGGTCTTCGATCTCACCGATACCGAGTACGCGCCCTGGTACGCGATACCGGCCGACAGCAAGTGGTACGCCCGGCTGGCGGTCACCGAACTGCTCATCGACGCCCTGCAGACGCTGAAGCTCGACTGGCCCGCCGCCCACTTCGACGTCGAGGAGCAGCGCAAGCGCCTGCGCAAGAGCTGA
- a CDS encoding ESX secretion-associated protein EspG, protein MRWTLTPDEFTHVWASETGRDRRPYPVNMIPAATVRTESEYAALGLRSRYARNTDADLTAALMLCARADATTITVTGERSDDPERILAFAAVVHNHAGILVARTDTVSVSVCHARAVGERLVSVIGSAPAGVQGPLREPQDAVLGSDGLAPDGSPDQGTAAHFRRKLRAPVDARGFLTVTIAPDDPMSPPTRHRTWLDFTGDGRYLLTTAADLTLTPVSDLDFAEQLLRLSGIESASQPYL, encoded by the coding sequence GTGAGATGGACGCTGACTCCGGACGAATTCACCCACGTCTGGGCCTCGGAGACCGGGCGGGATCGCCGGCCGTACCCCGTGAACATGATCCCCGCCGCCACCGTGCGCACCGAATCCGAGTATGCCGCACTGGGTCTGCGCTCCCGATACGCTCGCAACACCGATGCGGACCTGACCGCCGCGCTCATGCTGTGCGCCCGCGCCGACGCCACCACGATCACCGTCACCGGTGAGCGCTCCGACGATCCGGAACGGATCCTGGCCTTCGCCGCCGTGGTGCACAACCACGCCGGAATCCTGGTGGCCCGCACCGATACCGTCTCCGTCTCGGTCTGCCACGCCCGCGCGGTGGGCGAACGCCTGGTGTCGGTGATCGGCTCGGCGCCGGCCGGGGTGCAGGGCCCGCTGCGGGAACCGCAGGACGCCGTGCTCGGCTCCGACGGCCTCGCCCCCGACGGCAGTCCCGACCAGGGCACCGCCGCGCACTTCCGCCGTAAGCTGCGGGCCCCGGTCGACGCGCGCGGATTCCTCACCGTCACCATCGCTCCCGACGATCCGATGTCGCCGCCGACCCGGCATCGCACCTGGCTCGATTTCACCGGCGACGGCCGCTATCTGCTGACCACCGCCGCCGATCTCACGCTGACCCCGGTCTCCGATCTCGACTTCGCCGAACAGTTGCTGCGCCTGTCCGGCATCGAATCCGCCTCCCAGCCCTATCTCTGA
- a CDS encoding trans-acting enoyl reductase family protein, with protein sequence MTDREFDLVLFGATGFVGALTAAYLAGAAPAGARIALAGRSPDKLARVRAELGGVAAEWPLLQADSTDQRSLDDLAARTRVVVSTVGPYLRYGLPLVRACAQAGTHYADLTGEPLFVRDCIDQAQETAVATGARIVNSCGYDSIPSDLSVYQLYRRTVADNTGELTDTTLVAWLKGGMSGGTIDSARAMMEAVAADPGKARVLSHPYSLSPDPALDPEVGRQTDQALQRASAIDGSLDGWVSTFVMAAHNTKIVRRSNGLLGWVYGKNFRYREVMSAGRSRTAPLVAAGMAGGIVAATAAGAVLSRVSAGRRLLDRVLPAPGTGPSEKARRTGWFTMKTFAHTTSGAKYVATFAGTGDPGYQATSVLLGESGLCLAYDALPPQTGILTPAAAMGDALTERLRAAGMTIGVERA encoded by the coding sequence ATGACAGACCGGGAATTCGACCTCGTGCTGTTCGGCGCGACGGGTTTCGTGGGCGCGCTGACCGCCGCATATCTGGCCGGGGCGGCGCCGGCGGGCGCGCGGATCGCGCTGGCCGGCCGGTCGCCGGACAAGCTGGCCCGGGTGCGAGCCGAACTGGGCGGCGTCGCCGCGGAATGGCCGCTGCTGCAAGCGGATTCGACGGATCAGCGCAGCCTCGACGATCTGGCCGCGCGCACCCGCGTGGTGGTCAGCACGGTCGGGCCGTACCTCCGTTACGGGCTGCCGCTGGTGCGGGCCTGCGCACAGGCCGGCACCCACTACGCCGATCTCACCGGCGAGCCGCTGTTCGTCCGCGACTGTATCGATCAGGCGCAGGAAACGGCCGTGGCAACCGGCGCGCGAATCGTGAATTCCTGTGGCTACGACTCGATTCCGTCGGATCTGAGCGTGTATCAGCTGTACCGCCGCACAGTCGCCGACAACACCGGCGAACTCACCGACACCACCCTGGTGGCGTGGCTGAAGGGCGGAATGAGCGGCGGCACCATCGATTCCGCGCGCGCCATGATGGAGGCGGTCGCCGCGGATCCGGGCAAGGCCCGGGTGCTGTCGCATCCGTATTCACTGTCCCCCGACCCGGCGCTGGATCCGGAGGTGGGCCGGCAGACCGATCAAGCGCTGCAACGGGCCTCGGCGATCGACGGCAGTCTCGACGGCTGGGTGTCGACCTTCGTGATGGCCGCGCACAACACCAAGATCGTGCGCCGCAGCAACGGGCTGCTGGGCTGGGTGTACGGCAAGAACTTCCGCTACCGCGAGGTGATGAGCGCGGGCCGATCGCGGACCGCGCCGCTGGTCGCCGCCGGGATGGCCGGCGGCATCGTGGCCGCCACCGCCGCCGGCGCCGTGCTGTCGCGGGTGTCGGCCGGACGGCGGCTGCTGGACCGGGTCCTGCCCGCACCCGGCACCGGTCCGAGCGAGAAGGCCCGCCGCACCGGCTGGTTCACCATGAAGACGTTCGCGCACACCACTTCCGGCGCCAAGTACGTGGCCACCTTCGCGGGCACCGGCGATCCCGGATATCAGGCGACATCCGTCCTGCTCGGCGAGTCCGGACTGTGCCTGGCCTACGACGCGCTGCCGCCGCAGACCGGCATCCTGACCCCGGCGGCGGCGATGGGCGACGCGCTCACCGAACGACTGCGCGCGGCCGGGATGACCATCGGGGTGGAACGGGCCTGA
- a CDS encoding AarF/ABC1/UbiB kinase family protein, whose protein sequence is MKDAGKRAADAVPTSRLARGTKLGAVVAGNVIRAQRARRSMRGRSEEVRARMAEESMLRSTEQMVLVLGTMKGVAMKLGQMLSVLDLDLVPPEHRERFQRRLAVLRDSAPEVSFDTMRAVIEEDAGRPLTELFAEFEPEPVAAASIGQVYRARLHDGREVAVKVQYPGIDRAVRADLRNLTMFRRVLQTAMPWITPAVLDELRLNLESELDYVAEARTQAAIAELYTGHPFIVVPRALPELSSAHVLVSEYFPGRDFGQIQQLPAAERDRVGEIVYRFYVGSLFTFFEFCGDPHPGNLLLGEDGRVAFLDFGLFNRMNPRDVGFEAEGIRAAAEDRAEDLRQLLIERGVIETPAEVTAEQALEYVLSASEWVAIDEELTITPELASGAFLLAVDPRVGEYSGMRLQNLPAEHLFSRRADFLTFGVLGQLGATANWHRIAREWLYGDPPVTELGKAHCAWLERRGGGPGPSR, encoded by the coding sequence GTGAAGGACGCAGGGAAGCGGGCCGCCGACGCGGTTCCCACGTCCCGTTTGGCGCGCGGTACGAAACTCGGAGCGGTGGTCGCGGGCAACGTGATTCGTGCCCAGCGTGCCCGGCGGTCGATGCGCGGCCGGTCCGAGGAGGTGCGGGCCCGCATGGCCGAGGAGTCGATGCTGCGCTCCACCGAGCAGATGGTCCTGGTCCTCGGCACCATGAAGGGTGTCGCGATGAAGCTCGGGCAGATGCTGTCCGTGCTGGATCTGGATCTGGTGCCGCCGGAGCATCGCGAACGCTTCCAGCGCCGGCTGGCGGTGCTGCGCGACAGCGCCCCCGAGGTGTCCTTCGACACCATGCGCGCGGTGATCGAGGAGGATGCCGGCCGGCCGCTGACCGAACTGTTCGCCGAATTCGAACCGGAACCGGTCGCCGCCGCCTCGATCGGCCAGGTCTACCGGGCCCGGCTGCACGACGGCCGCGAGGTCGCGGTCAAGGTGCAGTACCCCGGGATCGATCGCGCGGTCCGCGCGGATCTGCGGAACCTGACCATGTTCCGGCGGGTGCTGCAGACGGCGATGCCGTGGATCACCCCGGCGGTACTGGACGAGTTGCGGCTGAATCTGGAGAGCGAACTCGACTACGTCGCCGAGGCGCGCACCCAGGCCGCCATCGCCGAGCTCTACACCGGCCACCCGTTCATCGTGGTACCCCGCGCGCTGCCCGAACTGTCCAGCGCCCACGTGCTGGTCAGCGAGTATTTCCCCGGTCGCGATTTCGGGCAGATCCAGCAGCTGCCCGCCGCCGAGCGCGACCGGGTCGGCGAGATCGTCTACCGGTTCTACGTCGGCTCGCTGTTCACCTTCTTCGAATTCTGCGGCGACCCGCATCCGGGCAATCTGCTGCTCGGCGAGGACGGCCGGGTCGCCTTCCTGGACTTCGGGCTGTTCAACCGGATGAATCCGCGCGATGTCGGATTCGAGGCCGAGGGCATCCGGGCCGCCGCCGAGGACCGCGCCGAGGATCTGCGGCAGTTGCTGATCGAGCGCGGCGTCATCGAGACCCCGGCGGAGGTCACCGCCGAACAGGCCCTGGAATATGTGCTGTCGGCGTCGGAATGGGTGGCGATCGACGAGGAGCTCACCATCACCCCGGAGCTCGCCAGCGGCGCCTTCCTGCTCGCGGTGGATCCGCGGGTCGGCGAGTACTCGGGGATGCGGTTGCAGAATCTGCCCGCCGAACATCTGTTCTCGCGGCGGGCCGACTTCCTCACCTTCGGGGTGCTCGGCCAGCTCGGCGCCACCGCCAACTGGCATCGCATCGCGCGGGAGTGGCTCTACGGCGATCCGCCGGTCACCGAGCTGGGCAAGGCCCACTGCGCCTGGCTGGAGCGGCGAGGCGGAGGGCCCGGCCCGTCCCGATAG
- a CDS encoding TetR/AcrR family transcriptional regulator — MTRTPPARGGRVDGRKRRWHQHKIDRREELVDGTLSAIRKRGGDLGMDEIAAEIGVSKTVLYRYFSDKNDLTRATMERFIETTLMPRIYEAISDDQEEYELVRNTLAAYVHTVDADPDVYRFIMGNTSSTDKTTLADFERLFADVVAAVLQDKAFDRGVSTEGVMLWAHVLVGGVQLAVDWWITNRTMSKDAMLDHLTMMAWSAIEGMVRAGGSPERFNAVPHHLPGPDEQLP; from the coding sequence GTGACGCGCACCCCGCCGGCGCGCGGCGGCCGGGTGGACGGCCGCAAGCGGCGCTGGCACCAGCACAAGATCGACCGCCGCGAGGAACTGGTCGACGGCACCCTGTCGGCGATCCGCAAGCGCGGCGGCGACCTCGGCATGGACGAGATCGCCGCCGAGATCGGCGTCTCCAAAACGGTCCTCTATCGGTACTTCTCCGATAAGAACGATCTCACCCGCGCGACCATGGAGCGGTTCATCGAGACCACCCTGATGCCGCGGATCTACGAGGCGATCAGCGACGACCAGGAGGAGTACGAACTGGTCCGCAACACCCTGGCCGCCTATGTGCACACCGTGGACGCCGATCCGGACGTGTACCGCTTCATCATGGGCAACACCTCCAGCACCGACAAGACCACGCTGGCCGATTTCGAGCGGCTGTTCGCCGATGTGGTGGCGGCGGTCCTGCAGGACAAGGCGTTCGATCGCGGCGTCTCCACCGAGGGCGTCATGCTGTGGGCGCACGTGCTGGTCGGCGGCGTCCAGCTGGCGGTGGACTGGTGGATCACCAACCGCACCATGTCCAAGGACGCGATGCTCGACCACCTCACCATGATGGCGTGGAGCGCCATCGAGGGGATGGTCCGCGCGGGCGGTTCACCCGAGCGGTTCAACGCGGTCCCGCACCACCTGCCCGGCCCCGACGAGCAGCTGCCCTGA